The genome window cgaGTGagcgtgcgagtgagtgtgtgtgactgagtgagcgagtgagcgtgcaagtgagtgtgtgtgtgtgactgagtgagcgtgcgagtgtgtgtgtgtgtgtgtgtgactgtgagcgagtgagtgtgtgtgtgtgattgtgagcgAGTGAGcatgcgagtgagtgtgtgtgtgagtgtgtgtgtgactgtgagtgagcgagtgagcgtgcgggtgagtgtgtgtgtgtgtgagtgagtgtgtgtgtgactgtgagtgagcgagtgagtgtgtgtgagtgagtgtgtgtgtgtgactgtgagtgagcgagtgagcgtgcgggtgagtgtgtgtgtgtgtgagtgagtgtgtgtgtgactgtgagtgagcgagtgagcgtgcgtgtgagtgagtgtgtgtgtgtgagtgagtgtgtgtgtgactgtgagtgagcgagtgagtgtgtgtgagtgtgtgtgtgactgtgagtgagcgagtgagcgtgcgggtgagtgtgtgtgtgtgtgagtgagtgtgtgtgtgactgtgagtgagcgagtgagtgtgtgtgagtgagtgtgtgtgtgtgactgtgagtgagcgagtgagcgtgcgggtgagtgtgtgtgtgtgtgagtgaatgtgtgtgtgtgattgagtgagcgagtgagcgtgcgagtgagtgtgtgtgtgagtgagtgtgtgtgtgagtgagtgtgtgtgtgagtgagtgagtgtgtgtgtgtgactgtgagtgagcgagtgagtgtgtgtgagtgagtgtgtgtgtgagtgagtgtgtgtgtgtgtgtgtgtgtgttgtgagcatCACTGATTTCATGATTTCAAGAACATGATTGTGGATTTGTTGATTAAAGGTTCTGTCTGTATCTTCAGTGGCACTTTTCTGGAAGTATCTTGATTTTCTGAACAATTTCTGCACATGATTAAAACAATGTTCTGATGTAAAcagttttactttattatttgtcttgaggttcatttataatgttagtaaaggtcAGTAAAATATAGTATTAAAATACCCTGACAAGCTGTCATGACCCGTTCTCCACACacaacgcttgtgccaggctatgtgcacgttaaggccacgtgaagtgtcgagcgcccgctggcaggaggtcacgggacagatccaaccggtgacatgggtcgaatgactgagatgactggctgatgcaccacctgtgccccctactgtgccaacttgctgtgctttagccaccctgcgctctgatCGTtattgtgagcgtcgctcctctgccctccgttgttgttggagggcgactgcctccaactggccagtagcatccttcacaagcctcctccaaagaggccgatcttgacactgctggtaccagtcatcggcaagtccactcagctccagatcctcctgtaccacatcactccatctcttctccagcccgtgctgcgcccgcttagccccctctatccagccgaacaaaagctgtttaggcatgcggtggccgggcatgcgggctacatgacccagccaacgcaaccttgcctgccggaggagctcaccgatgggactttgtccacatctttcaaagacttgtgagctcctcacacaatccagcctggttaaacccaggatggatcttaggcaggccagcctaaatgtttctagccggcgatgatgttccattaggggggtccacgtttcggaagcatagagaagggagggaatgaccgtggccgagaatacttgaagctttgtgcggagcgacaaaccgggtagcttccacacagcattacgcagccgatgaaaagataatgccgctcgactgattcggagtgagacctctgctgtcaaaccggagctggtcataagcacacttcccaggtatggaaaacactccacaaacacacactctcacacaaacacacacactctcacacaaacacacacacactcacaaacactaccaaacacacactcacacaaacacacacactctcacacaaacacacacacactcacaaacactaccaaacacacactcacacacaaacacacactctcacacaaacacacacactcacaaacgcacactcacacacaaacactaccaaacacacacttacacaaacacacactcacaaacacacaaatacacacacactagaatacacacacacatttacactcatccacacacacactcatccacatacacgcacagacacacacacacaaatacacacactaccaaacacactcacacaaacaaaaacactctcacgcacgcgcgcacacacacacacacacacacacactctctctctctctcacacacacactctcacaaacactctctcacacacacacacacacacactctctctctctcacacacacatacacacacacactctctcacacactctctctctctcacacacacacactctctctctctcacacacacacactctctctctctcacacacacacacactctctctcacacacacacactctctctcacacacacacacacacacacacactctctctcacacacacacactctctcacacacacacacacacacacacactctctctcacacacacacacacactctctcacacacacacactctcacacacacacacacacacacacacacacacactctttctctctcacacacacacactctctctctctcacacacacacacactctctctcacacacacacactctctctctctcacacacacacactctcacacacacacactctctctcacacacacacactctctcacacacacacactctctctcacacacacacacactctctcacacacacacactctctcacacacacacacacacacacacacacactctttctctctcacacacacacacacactctctcacacacacacacacacactctctcacacacacactctctcacacacacacacactctctctctcacacacacacactctctctctcacacacacacactctcacacacacacactctctctcacacacacacactctctcacacacacacacacacacacacacactctttctctctcacacacacacacacacactctctctcacacacacacacactctctcacacacacacacactctctcacacacacacacactctttctctctcacacacacactctctcacacacacacacactctctctcacacacacacactctctctcacacacacctctctcacacactctcacacacacactctctcacacacacacacacacactctttctctctcacacacacacactctctctcacacacacacacacacactctctctcacacacacacacactctctctcacacacacacacacactctctcacacacacacactctctcacacacacacacactctctctcacagacacacacactctctcacacacacacactctctctctctctcacacacacacacacacactctctctcacacacacacacacacacacacacacacacacacacgaagagagtgagagagagttcaTAATAACATTTCTAGTGATTTTGAGTTTAAGCACAAGGTTAACAGATGAAAGCAAAGATAAATAAGTTATATAAAGTTTTATATAGTAGTAATAAAGTCATCATCAGAGTCATCGTAACGTGTGAAGGATGTCATGTAAGATGATTTAATGTTTTACAGAGAACAGAAATGCTGAGCACGCTCGACTCGTAGATGAATAACCCCGATGACCTGCAAATAATCCTTCAGAGACTGTGAGCTGGAGAACCGGCTGGATCAGTCAAGAACTCCCCGTCCCAAGCTCTCTGAGTGAGGGCTGCAGGTGTCAACACAAACCCCCGGAGAACTTCTGCAGGTGTCATCGATACACGGGACAGTGCCGGTAACGGGGGATGATGAACTCTGTCCGTGACAGATGAGAGTCTCGCATCAACTCACACttcaccttcatcatcatcatcattgttgttgttattgttgttgtttaagAATACCGCGCGACCATGGGGCGTTACAGCGGCAAAACGTGTCGGCTGATTCTGATGCTCGTCATCACCGTGATCTTTTTCGTGGCGGAGATCGTGGCGGGATACATGGGCAACTCCATCGCGCTGGTGTCGGACTCCTTCAACATGCTGTCGGACATCCTGTCGCTCTGCGTCGGGCTGACGGCGGCGCGGGTGACGCGACGCGCCGGATCAGGACGCTGCACGTACGGGCTGGGTCGCGCGGAGGTGGTCGGCGCGTTGGCCAACGCCGTGTTTCTGGCCGCTCTGTGTTTCTCCATCTCCGTGGAGGCGCTCAAGAGACTCGCCCGGCCGGAGGCGATCGACGACCCGACGCTGGTTCTGATCGTGGGCTCGTTGGGTCTCGCGGTCAATGTGCTCGGGCTGCTGATCTTCATGGACTGCCGGTGGTTGTGCGGGGCGCGAGACAAGAACGCCGAGGACGCGTCCGAGCAACGCGACGCTGAAGAAGAAGAAGGTGCTCTGAACAAACAATGCCATTATTCAATGCACTCACCTTTAGATAATTACTTTAAATAACTTAATCAAGGCTATGAATAATGAATATTATGACGTGTTTGATGTGAGGAATGTAACAGCTTGTCCATTATCCGTCCACAGGACAACTGTCCCATCAGAGCACTTCTCCTGAGAACTCTACGAATGATGGACCTCCTCTGAACATCAGAGGTGATTGTCATAAGATGACGGGATGTTGGTGAATCCGATGAGCTTTGTAACACTATCTGCTGTCTGTCTGGTTTGTCCAGGTGTCCTGCTGCATGTGTTGAATGACGCTCTGGGCTCAGTGGTGGTGGTCGTGGCTTCAGCGTTATTCTACGTGTGGCCTTTGACCCCCGAGAGTCCGTGCAACTGGCAGTGTTACGTGGATCCCAGTCTGACGCTCATCATGATGGCCATTATCATGTCTACCGCCGTTCCGCTGGTGAAAGAAACGGCGGGAATCCTGCTGCAAATGAGTCCCATCGACCTGCCGTTCAACAGCATCCGTGAGTCGATTTTAGCTTAGCGCagcccattttagcttagcgcagcccattttagcttagtgaggcccattttagcttatcgcggcccattttagcttagtgaggcccattttagcttatcgcggcccattttagcttagtgaggcccattttagcttagcgcagcccattttagcttagcgcagcccattttagcttagcgcagcccattttagcttagtgaggcccattttagcttatcgcggcccattttagcttagtgaggcccattttagcttatcgcggcccattttagcttagtgaggcccattttagcttatcgcggcccattttagcttagtgaggcccattttagcttatcgcggcccattttagcttagtgaggcccattttagcttatcgcggcccattttagcttagtgcGGCCCATTTTAGCTCAGTgcggcccattttagcttatcgcagcccattttagcttagtggggcccattttagcttagtgtggcccgttttagcttatcgcggcccattttagCGTAGTGTGGCCCGTTTTAGCTTACCGCtgcccattttagcttagtgtggCCCATTTTAGCTGAGTgtggcccattttagcttatcgtggccgaTTTTAGCTTACCgcggcccattttagcttatcacggcccattttaGCTGAGTGtggcccattttagcttagtgaGGCCCATTTTAGCTTGGTCtggcccattttagcttagtgaGGCCCATGTTAGCTTAGCGCAGCCCATTTTAGCTGAGTgtggcccattttagcttatcgtggccgaTTTTAGCTTACCgcggcccattttagcttatcgcggcccattttagcttagtgtggcctgttttagcttatcgcggcccattttagcttagtgtggcccattttagcttatcgcggcccattttaACTTAGTgtggcccattttagcttattgcggcccattttagcttatcgtggcccgttttagcttatcatggcccgtattagcttatcgtggcccgttTTAGCTTAGCGCAGCCCATTTCAGCTTAGTGAGGCCCATTTTAACTTAGTGtggcccattttagcttagtgtggcccattttagcttagcgcAGCCCATTTTAACTTAGTgtggcccattttagcttatcgcggcccgtaTTAGCTTATCGTGGTCCGTTTTAGCTTAGCGCagcccattttagcttagtgaGGCCCATTTTAGTTTATCgtggcccattttagcttatcgtgggcCGTTTTAGCTTAGTGtggcccattttagcttagtgtggcccattttagcttatcgtggcccattttaACTTAGTgtggcccattttagcttatcgtggcccgtttttgcttatcgtggcccgTTTTAGCTTAGCGCagcccattttagcttagtgtggcccattttagcttatcgcggcccattttaACTTAGTGTGGCCCGTTTTAGCTTAGTgtggcccattttagcttatcgtggcccgttTTAGCTTAGCGCAGCCCATTTTAATTTAGTgtggcccattttagcttatGGCGGCCCATTTTAAATTAGTGTGGCCCGTTTTAGCTTAGTGTggcccattttagcttagcgtgGCCCGTTTTAGCTTAGCGCagcccattttagcttatcgtggcccattttagcttagtgtggATAATTGTAGCTTAGCGCGGATCATTTTAGCTTAGTgcggcccattttagcttatcgtggcccattttagcttagtgcGGCCCATGTTAGCTTATAgcggcccattttagcttatcgcggcccattttagcttagtgtggatcattttagcttagtgtggcccattttagcttatcacggccaaTTTTAGCTTAGTCgcggcccattttagcttagtgcGGATCATTTAAGCTTAGCgcggcccattttagcttatcgcggcccattttagcttagcgcAGCCCATTCgaacccgctcggttctcccgattgcCAGTCCGCCCCAATCAGCCtgaaagtgcatcggcccaccgggaaaatgcccggtatgccagattgccagtccagccctggtgatgGTGATGGTTGTAGAAAGTAACATTTATAGTAACATCTACAAATTAAAAAAGTAACAACAATGTTCATCAAAGTAAGTATCAAGCACAACAGCACCGCTATAACACGGGCCtgcttgattgttttggttggatgcatcacatgactgcgtcacgtGACAACAAATACaccacagtccacactacaacgtgaaaacggcattttaaatgtatccacttcAAAAAACAGAGGAAAAGATGCGTTTAACTGAAACGTATTAGTCTGGACAAGGCCCTACTTATATATGCGATTATCTCatcagccagtcgtgtggcagcGCTGCAATTCTCACAGTTGGCTGATtacataattgcatgaataagtaggtgtacaggtagcgaagtgctcagtgagtgtatgatgTTTTTTAAGGGTTCCTGATTCTCAGCTGGTCAATGGCGAGATCACGTGTGCGGTTCCCACAATCTGATCAAATGTAAACACTTCATGCTCTGTATGTCGCTCTGGATAAATGCTGTTATAATCCTTCACATTAAGTGCACTGCTTAGTGCTCACCTGCTCTCCCTTATTCTTCTGTCTGTGTCGCAGTGGAGAACGTGTGCAAACTGGCCGGCGTCGTCAGTGTTCACGAGGCTCACGTTTGGGAGTTGGCTAAAGGCCGGAATGTTGCGTCCCTGCACGTCAAAGTCTCTCCCGACCTTCACGCTCCGTGTTGGGAAACATCAGGCCTTCACCGACAGATCCTGGAGGTGTTTCACCGCGCCGGCGTTCACAGCGTGACGCTCCAGTTCGAGCGCAGTGACGGAGAGCAGGACTCGGGTCCCTGTAACACCCCCTGTCTGTCACCGGCGTGTAGGACTCTGTCGTGCTGTCCCGGCGGAGCGACGTCTGTGTCTGTTTGTAACGGGAACCCCTCCTCGCCCTCTGGAGACGTTACTGTCGACCTGCTGGACGGCAGCAACACACTGCTGGGACAGAAAGAGAGCAAACACACGTCAGACAAACACTCCGAGAGCACCCCATTTTAAATCTCTTGCACTAAACAATTCTCTCAGTTCTCATTTATGGTTCAAGATGGAGCAACGCTTGATTTTGAGAAACAGACCTGTAATATGATGCACTTCACACCCCTCGCGACCTCGAACCATGTGCCTTAAGTCTCGTTTATGCCTCGAGGTAAGTTTAAAGACTTCTGATGTTGAGACCACATCGGCCGTTTTATGGTGGTAAAGTgcggcccattttagcttagtgtggcccattttagcttagtgcGGATCATTTTAGATTAGTGCGGGCCATTTTAGCTTAGTGCGGATCATTTTAGCTTAGTgcggcccattttagcttatcgcggcccattttagcttagagcggcccattttagcttagtgcggatcattttagcttagtgcggcccattttagcttagtgcggcccattttagcttagtgctgcccattttagcttagtgcggatcattttagcttagtgcggcccattttagcttagtgcggcccattttagcttagtgcggatcattttagcttagtgcggatcattttagcttatcgcagcccattttagcttagtgcGGATCATTTTAGCATAGTgcggcccattttagcttatcgcggcccattttagcttagtgcggatcattttagcttagtgcggcccattttagcttagtgcggatcattttagcttagtgcgaataattttagcttatcatggtgcattttagcttagtgcggcccattttagcttatcacggcccattttagcttagtgcggatcattttagcttatcgcggcccattttagcttagtgcggatcattttagcttatcgcggtccattttagcttatcatggtgcattttagcttagtgcggcccattttagcttagtgcgaatcattttagcttatcgcggtccattttagcttatcatggtgcattttagcttagtgcggcccattttagcttatcacggcccattttagcttatcgcggcccattttagcttagtgcggcccattttagcttagtgcggatcattttagcttagtgcggatcattttagcttatcgcagcccattttagcttagtgcGGATCATTTTAGCATAGTgcggcccattttagcttatcgcggcccattttagcttagtgcggatcattttagcttagtgcggcccattttagcttagtgcGGATCATTTTAGCTTAGTGCGAATAATTTTAGCTTATCATGGTCCATGTTAGCTTAGTgcggcccattttagcttatcacggcccattttagcttagtgcggaacattttagcttatcgcggcccattttagcttagtgcggatcattttagcttatcgcggtccattttagcttatcatggcgcattttagcttagtgcggcccattttagcttagtgcgaatcattttagcttatcgcggcccattttagcttagtgcggcacattttagcttagtgtggcccattttagcttatcgtgacCCATTTTAGATTAGTGcggatcattttagcttatcgcggcccattttagcttatcgtggcccattttagcttagtgcggcccattttagcttatcgtggcccattttagcttagagtggcccattttagcttatcgcggcccattttagcttatcatggcccattttagcttatcgtggcccattttagcttagtgtggcccattttagcttagtgcagcccattttagcttagtgcggcccattttagcttagtgcggcccattttagcttatcgtggcccattttagcttagtgcggcccattttagcttagtgcggcccattttagcttatcgtggcccattttagcttagtgcGGCCCATTTTaacttatcgtggcccattttagcttagtgctggcccattttagcttagtgcGGCCCATTTTTATTAAATCGGCCGTTTAATACAGTCAGTTCTGCTGGGTCATGCTCATgtgcttatttattattatatcacaAAACCTGTCTAGAATAAAttatcatgtatttttatttataagtcACACTAGTATTTGTTGTGCTACGTTTAATATATAATGTacgcataaataaataaattatcttttttttttaataatgtgaatTAGGGAAACATCTGAACacatgtattgtgtgtgtgtgtgtgtgtgtatggatcaTGATATATAATAACGTCACAATGCAGTtcatcattttggggtgaatgtGATTGAGCTGAAGAGTTCATGCATCGCTGTTTATTTCTTTTCATTCTTAATAATCTTGAGCGATTTGGTGATTCAGGGAATCTAGAATTAGTTCATATTTAGTAACATGTTCTGTCTATAGTTCGGCTTTATATTGTAAATAAACAGATTTGCAGCATTGAGagtcttttgttgttttgtgaaCGGAGCTGAAGCTGTTTGTCCACTAGAGGGCAGCAGAGCGACACATCAATCAACACTGTGTTATCAACAGTACTGGGTAATTACAGGTTACATGTAATCATGTACTTGtctgattacagttactttttaatgGATCGCATGACAACAGGCTTTCACTCATTCTTGATACTCATCATTTATATCAGCAACAGAATGTTTCATATAGACGCTGAACTCAGATC of Xyrauchen texanus isolate HMW12.3.18 chromosome 20, RBS_HiC_50CHRs, whole genome shotgun sequence contains these proteins:
- the LOC127660806 gene encoding zinc transporter 10-like gives rise to the protein MGRYSGKTCRLILMLVITVIFFVAEIVAGYMGNSIALVSDSFNMLSDILSLCVGLTAARVTRRAGSGRCTYGLGRAEVVGALANAVFLAALCFSISVEALKRLARPEAIDDPTLVLIVGSLGLAVNVLGLLIFMDCRWLCGARDKNAEDASEQRDAEEEEGQLSHQSTSPENSTNDGPPLNIRGVLLHVLNDALGSVVVVVASALFYVWPLTPESPCNWQCYVDPSLTLIMMAIIMSTAVPLVKETAGILLQMSPIDLPFNSILENVCKLAGVVSVHEAHVWELAKGRNVASLHVKVSPDLHAPCWETSGLHRQILEVFHRAGVHSVTLQFERSDGEQDSGPCNTPCLSPACRTLSCCPGGATSVSVCNGNPSSPSGDVTVDLLDGSNTLLGQKESKHTSDKHSESTPF